The DNA region CTATAGATGTCAACAGTGACGGTGACAATTTAGTTGATTGGGTATATATATCTTCATCTTTTCTGCTTGAAACAAAATTTAATTAGCCTTAAATTACTTTATATGAAATTATTAATTTGTAAATTTATATTTACGTACATATCCAGGCTAGGCCAATTCTTAGTCGTGCAACAGAGGGTGGAAATTATGATGAATTAATAGATCTACGCTTGGAAGGAAAATTTGATGCTCAGCAAATGCTATGCATGGTTACTTGTGCTGCTGCATCAATCAGACATTCTGCTAGAAGACGTCCAAAAATTAGTCAAGTAAGTTTTCTTTTCTAATATTTTCTATAGTACTCAAATCAGCCTCTCTGCCTTTTTAAAGGCTGAGgtcactctaccctccccagatcccacttgtgggactatattgagtatgttgttgttgtcgtaGTACTCAAATCACCATAAAAATCCCATTTTATTAGTAATTGGATTTCCTAATTTAGTAAAAAGAGATGTGAGTCATATAATATACAAAAAGAATAAGGCAGTTTGGCGCACAAAGCATTCCGCATTCACACAGGATTCTGGGAAGAACCGCACCCCTAGGGGTGTGATGTAGTCCGCAAAGCCAAGATTTTAAGTTATGATTCCGGGATTCTAATCCTATTAAGTTATAGGGTTCTAAGTTAGTTAACAGATTTTTTTAAGGCAAATACAAGGTTTGAActaaagctactgggttcggccgaacccgttcCCGGCACTCTAACTCCGCCCCTCgatgtagacagcctaccctaatgcaagcattagtggctgcttccacgacttgaacccgtgacctacATATAATATACGAGTATTAGAAATGGCTTGTTGACTATTGATAATAAATTTGCAGATTGTACGTACTTTGGAAGGTGATGTTTCTTTATTGGATGATTTAAATAAAGGATCAACACCAGGTCATAGTGGAATACCTGGATCAGGAGAAAGTTCTGAATGTGATGGACGTTCATATGACataaaaaaattcaagaaatCTGAAATATCAAGTGAAGAATTCACAAGGAGTCAACATGGATCGACTGGTGAGTTTGTCCATTCCAGAGGTGAAGCATAACTAAGAACATGCAGCCCTTGAGCACAGCATTTGTGAATGTAGATGAGTAGAGTTAAAATTATAGCCGTCCGACCTGAGGAAAGTGCGGTCAGATTGGGAATCCCCAGTGTCTTGGTCTTTACCTTCGCTTCGAGGGCGAAGAAGGAAGGAAGCAAAGCAAGGCTTTCTGAGCTAATTGCAGTACAttgttttttatttataaaatataaagtgtAGATATAACACATACCTTCATTCTAGACTCGAAGGATGCTTTAGGTactgaaaaatagttttttgtaTATATACTTCCACGGTTCCACCATAAAACATACATTAGACTGATGGTGGTAAATGTATATAGCTGCTCGTCAAAAGCAGCGTGACATAGTAATTTTATAGGTTAGTTTGTTGATAAGTTGAgtcattttattttgttttggaaTTTAAGACAACAATAGTGCGCATTATCAATATGTTATGTTTCTTAATTGAAGTTATATAACGTACCCATTTGTCAATTGCTTGTATATGTACTATACATCTGTAGGCAAGTTTCAGCTAGAAGCTAGAATTTATGAGGATATCTTGCTCTGTGCATTAATAATCATTCGGTTGAGATCATTTTCTTATTTAGCTTCAAACCCTTATTGCCTGTTACTCTCAGTTTAACATAATTCGTTTAAAGTTATATCAGAATCATAACTACTCAACACAGGTTTCAAAACATAGTTTTTGGCAGACAAGAAATGTAATTTGACAAAGCATAAGAATGATGAAACCAAGCCGAGCTATGTTTTCATTTTTAGTTTCTTTTGGAAAGGTTTAATTAAGAATGATATTTTGAGGAAGTACATTAGTTCAGCTGAAGGAATGTGGAATCCAAGTGCAGACCTTATGAACTGAGAAATAAGAGATTATAACAATGACCAGTCCGATAACATTATATTGACAAGTATTTTGCTCACAATCACAATACTGCCTAATTTAAAATCTGCACTTATCTGCTGAATAAACCATTAGTAGAAACATTACCACCTTTAAAAGGAATATATGAGAAAATTGATGGCTTACAAAGATCAAGCTTTAGTACAAAAAAACAGACGTGTTACAACAACAAAGTCACAGACACTCATTTTAAAAAAACTGCCAACAGGAGATGCGCATAAAATGCACAAGATACAATGATGAGGACATAACTTACACTCAAGAAAGAAAACAATCAACCACCCTTTAAAACTCTTAATCAAATTGGCAAATAATATGAAAAGCATAAGAAATTGAATGTCGAAATTGTCCCCAGTTAACCTCCAGAATGGGAGACAGGTGTCGTCACAAATTGGCCATTCTTGTATACATGAGAAAATTGCTGTGGCAAAGCATGCTCACCCTGCAATAATTGCCCATATTAAACTAGTTCGACCTCATCACAAAgacaaaaagtaaaagaaaaaaaaaactgttCGAAACAGGGAACACAGATAGATTTTACGCTGCCAGAAATAAGTTCAGCCCCTTTTGTTAATAGGACATAGGTACTCCAAAGTCTACACTATTACTATGATATATCCTTGCCCATCAGTTAAGATGCCAAGTGCTGTTCATCTAAAGCTGATTGAATAAGAGGAAGGAAATATCATCATCTTTTGCAAGGAGAAAAGGGCGTCTTCAGATTTACTTGCTTGTGTGAAACTCAAGATGTTGCAAAAAGAACCcaatgagaaaaagaaaagaaagaaaaacacgaCAAGAAGATGAGAATATCACACAGACATAGCAGGATCTTCTTTAAAAATACATGGTTTGGCTTCAGCTCAGCGCTTAGCTCACAGCTTACCTTACAGTTTTTAGATGGTGTAAAGTATGTACAGAACTATGCTTGAAACCAATAACAGAAAACTCAGATTATAAGCATCAGCAGCTCCTTTTCTGTTTTGTCCCGTATCAAAACACCAAGGTGGCATTTGTCAATGAGTTCACTTGCACATAAAGAGGCTTCACGTTGCAAGTTGGTTTAAGTGAAGTTGAGAACAAAATCTAAACTTGAACTTCGAAAGAAACTTTCAAGTTGAATTGTGGTTTGAAGTTTCAAAATCTACACCCACATTGATCTTCTACTTTCACaaacttttctttttcaaaacatAACTTCACTTACAGAActttttaccaaattctgatttaaataattttttctgAATTCAACTTCAAATATATATGTCCAAAAATTGCATGAGTTATCTTCATGCACACACTTGTAAGGTATATTTCAATTAAGCACTTGTTACCAAGTGAGATGTCATTTGGAAGTCATTAGCTTCTAAGTTCATTCACATCTGATTTTGATGATTAGCAGTTAGCACAAGCACAAAAAGAAATACATGAATAGATAattaagaaaaagggaaaaagaacaTGCCCAATCACTATCAGGTCCAGCATCAGGAACCAAAACATTGATTTCACTTGACTTGGCTGTTGTAATGGAAGTCTCCAAAGAACCTTTGCTCAAGTACAACTGGCATCCAGTTGTATTATCGACTGAAATTGTTGGTGCTGAACCCTAAAGAGCCCACACAACAGAAAAAAATGCAATCACGAGGTCATGATACATAAAAATGAAGTTCAAATAAAAACATCAGTAAACCTCAAAGGAAAGCATTATTTGTATACCTGACATTGCACCTCCACACCATTGCAGTTGACAACCTCACAAGCTGCCACAACATCCTGTCCACCAAATTTATAAATCAAAATAAGCGCTTAGGTCTAGAAAAGAACCACCATTAATACTTGAACAATGTATTCCCTCCTTTTGAAGTCAATCACTGACCGTGAATACAACTCCCATCTTAGTGCACTTATCAACTGTTATGTTGTTGACTTTCCCTGTGACATCAAACAAACATCATCTCTGCATATTAGAACACTGAAAACCAACTCATCATTCTCCAGATTGTACCAGTACTTTATATTAGAGGAAAAATGAAGTTACCTTGGATCTGCAGAACTGAATCTTTGCAACCAAAAATATAAACAGATTGCTTTGCATCGCAATCATCAATGACTAGATTCTTTTTTCCTATATGATTCTCGACCACCCATCTGGAGCAAACACAACATCAAAGTCAGAAGCATATCTACCTAATCTCAAGCATGGATTAATCCCCTATCCCGGAGGGATAGCGGTAAGGTCTGCAaaagaccccactagtgggattctactgggttgttgttgttgttgttgtggtcaAGCATGGATTAATTGAAAGCAGAAGTTTTACTCACTTACGACCCATCTGAAGCTCCAATTTCGGAGGTCCAGCTTTAGAAAAAGAGGGTGAGCTAACATGACCTTCCTTTCCTCCTGCACTAATGACACCAGTTCTGTCTGCCCAGTTCTTTGTCTTCATATCATCTGTCACCTTTCTCAATCctagacaaaagaaaaaaaatcaactaaGGGCAAAATGATATCTACATTAAACAGGAGGGACGGTAGCTGAATTTACCAGAAGTCACTGGCTTTCCCGAATTAATTTCATCAAAAACAGCTGTCATCCCTTTCGTTTGACGTGATGATGAAGCCTGGGGAGATTCAGAGCTGAACAAAGAAGCTGGCGGTGGAGGAGGAGGCATGGGAGCACTTGGTGTGGGAGCTTTTGGTGGTGCAGATACAGCAACTTTCCCTGTAGCACTCCATACAGGACCCAACGGATAGTGACTCTTAACATAATCTCGCAAGCCAGGGAGATAAAGCTCTTTCAAGGCTTTTGCCCATTCAACATGATTCGAGTCTTTGTTTCGGAACTCCACAAGGACCTATATATCATGAAATTTTAATAGAAGTTAGAACAGTATTACACTTTATATAGTGCGCTATTAATGAGggcaaaataacatatataacaGAAACCAAACAGCAGAAAATAAATTGGAATATGATCTTCCAGCTCGGAAGAAAATCCTTTTCCATCAAGGATTGAATGGACTTGGTTACTGTTTTATTCTAGCTGGCAACTCAATCAACTCttggtattttttttttcatttttgttttggaGTCCTAAAATTAtggaaacaaagataaaatacatTTTGTAAATCCCCAAGGAGATGACGTAGTGGTTGAAGCATGGGTGTAATAACCTAGAGCTTCCAGGTTCAAATCTCAACTACAACACTAGGGTGAGCTTATgtgctaaaaataattcaaatatctaaaaaatacaataataaaaatatgtctaaattatgagataggtgtaaggtctgcgtacacactaccctccccatccccactatgtgggattatactgggtgttgttgttgttgttgttgttatgtctAAATTATGAGATATTATGTGGAAAACTTACAAGGTATTCCAAGAAGGAGAACATATTGATCAAGAGGAGAATCCAAAggagataaaaggaaaagaactGACATAGAAATTTCGTattccattttttttaattccaccctagcttttgttttgattttagaAATAATTGTATCCGTCTCGATCTTTTTTTACGAAGTTATACCTATCCCGAATAGGTCGATTTTGGTCAGAGCACCCAAAATTGGTTATCCGGTACGGATAGCACACCCACATCCACACTAGCACTCACGTCGTGTTGACACGGTGTGGCACCGAAagtgaagagtccgagcaacttagttTTCAGAATAATAATAAGTGGATTTACACTTGTTTGGGAACCGTTCTACAAACAATTAGCTACAAATTCACCCTCTCTTATCAATCCTTTATCCTTGCCACCACTCTAACCTCCGGCCTTCATTTGGTGATTCTGGCTTTGACTTCCTCATGGAGCCCTCCCACAAATCGAGAACTTGGTAATGGAAGGCCTTGATTTTCTGTTAGAATTCCGAGATCAGATACCACCAATTCCTAGGAGGCCTCTAGGaactcaaaattctgaagtattCACTTTGTCCATAGGTGCTTTCGGCCCTTTCGACCTCTCCTCCCTCCTTATAGATTGAGTTCACACCCCTCCTCCACTCTTTTAGATGCCCGTCATCCTTCACTTCAAATCGCAACAACCTCTCATGATGTTTTTTTAGGGGATTCAGACTGCTAGACAACACAGACTTTGACATATGTCTGCTATGTTTTGTTCAGTCAAAGCAGACGGAGCTGAGCACTTAACAGATTGCCTCTTTCTTTCTTgcttttttccccttctttttcGTCTATAACCAAGAAATCCTTGTTTCCAACTTTGAAACTTGCCGGATATTGTACCCATACCTCTACCaatctccacttaaataccaagcCGGGTTCACTGATTCGAGTTCGAACCGTAACTTGTGCTTACCATACATCTTATACTAGAAACTTATATGTCAATGGCAGGGTTTGAACTTGTGATGTGCGTCCAACATTTAGAAATTGACTGTAGCCTTCAATAATAAAGATATATCACCAAGACACGATCTTTATACCCTATCCTACACCTTGAACTATTACCATATATCACATATTTTTACACCCAACCAAAAACTAGAAACCGACAGagaaaaaaatttcaaagttaAATATTTCCATGGAAGACGTTTTGCTCCAATCCAAAGCACCAAAAATAGCATTCACTTCTTGATATTGCATAAAAGGGCATATGGCGGGAAGGTTAGAAAGGTGTAAATGGTTCTTTTCCCCCAAAATAAAGGACGTAAATTCAAGAAACAACATCAATCAAGGAAATTTAGGGTATGAACAAAATGATCGTGGTTCCTTTCCACCTAATTTTGGCCAGGCCACAAAAATATTAGAAATACTTTCTCAAGCAAGAGAATGATCAGAGGAAAGAGTGAGCAGCTAGAGGAAGTCCAATTACCTTGTTATTGTAAAATTCAGCCATCTGCCAACTTTCTTCCACGTGTGCAATAGGCATACTCAAACCTAGAGAGCACCAACATCGTCAACAAGTGGACTGGGACTTAACAAAGTGGAGAACTTAGAGAATATCCTACCACAATCCTTTCCAGTGTAAGCTATCCATGCCAGGGCTGTCAGACTATCAACAGCAGCCTTCAAGTGATTGAAGAAATCAGGTCGCCGTCCTTCTATCATTTTTGTAGCTTTCACAATCACATCATTCAAAGGCTTAAGAAATTCAGCCAAACCAGACATGTCAGGTTTCTGCACGATCAAGACCAAAAGTGAGCATAATATGGGTGCATAAGAAAGAAAAGTATATTTCAAACACGTAACAGATTCGTTTGTTAATCAGAGCACATTATCACAACAAGACATCTCAACACTATGTTTTCTATATAATGAACAGCACGCTGTTTAACAGATAGTCCATTAACAGTCTATAGCTGCAGTATGTGTCTTGCATTAAATGAAAGGAGATCAACTTGAAAGATTCCACATAACTTGCATAAGATATTACATTTCAAAGTGATAAAATCAACACctatattttgacaaaatttgtGAGTGCAATACAAAAACTCGGATAGCTCACGATTGTTTCAATTAGCAGAACTGCAGAAGTTACCGATAAGACCCCTTTTATAAGTAGAAGTTACCAATTAGACTTATTCTGCTTCTGAGCTCTATCTTCTCCATGCAGTTGAAACGAGACTTCTTATCCTCCAAATTAACCCCTCTTTCCAGAGAAATTACAAGTCCTATCCAAAAAGTCGGACATCTCCTGACTGTTTCAGTTAGCAGAATTCACCAACAAGACCTATTCCAGCTCGAGTACAATCACCTCAATGCACTTGAAACGAGTCTACCGAAGCTCCAAATTAGACTATTCATATATTGTAAGAATCACTCGTGCTTTTCCACTCATGATGCACAAATAAACCACATGAAATACAACAATGACAAAACAAAAGGGACATGCTATATAAGTTCTAGCATTTGTACTACTAAAATTAAATAGACAAACCGAAGTAAATATAACTTCCATCATAATTATTCAACTGTTAATCGACGCAGTCAACTAGTATATCAGAATTTAGACAGTTAAAGTGTATCAATCAATTACGTTTCTATCTCAAACTAGTAAGAATCAGCTATACAAAAACCTCTCAATCTATAACGTTCGATATATTGAACTAATTTAAGAGAGCTAATAACCTGAGTCTGCTTGATTTTGATAAGAAGTTCACGCTGAGCTTCAAAAGCCTCCTCAACAATCTTTGTCACATCCAAAACTCGCCCTCCAATCTTCTCTGCAGCACTTCGAACTCTCCCGACGAACTGAGACCTCAGATCGTCAAAGGCAATAATCGACGGATCTAAAACAGCCGCAGCTTCGCCCTCCCCCGGCGAAACTCCTCCGCTGAAGCCGCCGGCTGACAGTGCCTCAAGCCGTGTGACGGCGGACTCCAATCGCTGTATCAACTTCTCATCCATCGGCAACGTCAACGCATGAAGCTAGAAAACTCTAGCTGTCTATCTATCCTCTAgaactttctctctctagaaatgAAGTTGTGATTCGTAGATAGAGTAGATCTAAGGATCGTGTGTGTGTTGTTGTGATGTTTCTGTGTCTCTCTCTGTGTGTAACTGTGTATGTGTATTGAGTGGAGAATGTTTGTGATAAAGTTATTTGAAGTCTTTACTTTTGAAACGCCGAAAGGGGAAAAAAGAGAAATTTTGCGGATGTGGAATATTATTATGTTTGCTGTCTGAAGTTTAGGCAATCGGATTTGAGGGCCTACACGTATCTGATTAAGTAGAAAATTATGTCTTTTCTGCGTTGTAACTCACTTGGAAagtgttcttttttctttttcttttttgactgTGTTGGATGTCACGTACCTTGCCATATCAGTGCCCCTAACCCATTtcacccctttttttttttttcctactaaaattttctttttctctatcACTATTGTCACCATTACCGTTaccataaaaatattatatttcaaattttaatcttTTATATATGGATTAGGGGCGCTGAAGTTGCATGTCATGTGAcatccacctcatcaaatatCACTGTCACGTAGGATTGGATGTCCATCTCGGACAAACTTAACAGAAAAGgcgtatatttgaaccaataatATTACGACAAGGGTATATTTGAACCTAAAATATAATGAaggtgtatacggtcaaaatcgagtttgTCCTTCGTATAATTAGTCAAGATTTGAACATGATGGACCGAGGGTCGTCATTATAATATCGAGATATGATGTGAAGCTAGATTATCGAACTCAAGATTCATGAACTAATCAATACCGAGCTCAAGCTAATATCGAGCTCCAGTCGATAGCGAGCTATGATGAGAAGTGGtccgagctcgagtcaatatcaagCTCAAGTCAATATCGAGTTCGAGTATCGAGCTCgggtcaatatcgagctcgagatccagagaccgaccaagatcgagccaagagacaaagagccgttgtagccgcactagcggagagaatctcggcgggaattaaggAAAAGTTATTTAACTAATCTATCATAGaatctccactatgtatttttaataatatctaaagtaggattcctccactatattaagagtggcTATCATTTCTGCAAGGGGATCCATCACACATTGAACATTCAGACATCAATACACTCTCACATTTCaaatattattgagatttacACACATATAGTAGATATTATCCTtttggggtttttttttttttacattggTTCATCTTGTTCATTTATAAATCATTCTCTACTCAATTTAGGGTTTGTATTTCATTCCCTTTTTACAATCAATATTtgatatatttctacttatttctccaatttgtaccaagttataccacgtgtccttaaaactacgtataaatttaactctatccgtttttcgggtaaacagaagaatatatttaaatattttctcaTAGTATAAGGGTATATTTGGTCCTTTgccgatttttttttcattattctcTTTAATATTTCTTCCTTAATAGTAATAATCTCCCTCTGAGACAAAAGTACACACAAATCTAAACACTCTCCAAACTGATTAACAGTGACGACAATTTTTTGGATATAATTCTCAAATGAGATATAAGACCGTTTTCTAGAAATAGCTTGTCCCTAATTGAACGCAAGGAAGAAGAGTGGGTTCCCCGAACCTTAGCGCTACCTCTGATTTTTCGTCTTGCGCAACATCTGCCTTTACTCGAGCCAATTATGCGTAGCGCTGAAGAGTAAGGCGTCCCGTAATAAGCCAGCCGTCCTACCTAAACCAAACCGTCATAATTAATGAACAAGTGTAAGCTTTGTTGCCCAATAATTTCATAGAGAGTAATTGCATTTGGATTAGAAAACACACCCCTCCGCTTTTCTTGCTCCAACATTTATTTTCCAGAATTGTTCTGATATATTATTTTGCAGACATTTTAAACAAAGTATAGTCGAAACTAATGAGAGCGTGCTGTAAAATTCCTACCCTCCAAGTTTACTTTACTTCACTTAATTGTGTATAAAAAGGTTGTGGAAAATATCAAGATAGTACCGGTTCAGATTTTGCTTGTAATCTTGAGTCAAACACAATTTGCAGATCAAGATAAAAGGATTGCTATCTAAAGTTTACCAATATTGATATGACACATCATTGTTCAAGTGGTAAGATTGAAATCCCGAAAATACAGTAACAGTGAGCAAATAGAGGAGCAGCCCGTCTTATACAATAAGCACTCAATCCTTGAACCTAAAAGAGACaccaacaacaaacccagtaaaattccacaaGTAAGGTCTGGGAAgagtagtgtatacgcagaccttacccttaccttacgaaggtagagaagttgtttccgaaagaccttcGGCTCAAGAACAGTAAAAATGAAGCAATAGAGAAGCAATAGCAACAAGGTAATAAGACAATGGGAGCAAATAATACAACGAGTAATAACAGAAATCCAGGGATACGAAACGACAAGAAAAGTGCCAATCCTACCGAAAATAATGACACACCGTATAAAAACAAGGGACTAGGACCCGACTAGTACTACTACTACTGGTAAGACAAGGCGAAACTCTAGACTGTCTATCAACTCGccaccctaattctcgacctccacacctttctatcgatggtcatgtcctcggtaagttgGAGCAGAGTCATGTCCTGCTTAATCACCTCACCCCAGTTCGtcttaggcctccctctaccCCTCCTCTGACTCGCCATGGGCAACCTCTGGCACCTCCTAACCGGGCATCTAAAAGAGACACCATGTTTGATATATAATTGCACTGATGAATCAACTAAATTGACAAGATCTTCAGAAAATATCATCTTGAAGCACTAGCATCAaccttttcaaatataaaaagatGTAGCTCCATATTTTCACCAATTTGTATGTATATACTAAATAGAGCCATTTCAACAACAGAAAGACAAGGGAAAGAACAAAAAACAAGGAACAGACTTCCAACAGTTTCCTTTACTTTATTAATTACTCAGAAGCTAGAAAGTTTCATTGTATCTCAACTCAAAAGTACTCAGCGGTAGAGGCTTTCAGATCTCAGATTCTCAGCAATCTCAGTTTCCCATCGATCACCATTCTCAAGAAGCTTCTCCTTGTCGTAAAGAAGTTCCTAATGGATTAAGCAACGCATTAGTCAAGCAGTGTAGTTATAATCCACATTTTCATGCTTCGGAAAATAGATTATTTGAATATTTCAACTTTAGCTTTGACACTGTAGCTAATTTACTTATTACAACAAACCTCATGAGTTTCAGTTGCAAATTCAAAGTTGGGCCCTTCAACAATTGCATCAACAGGGCAGGCTTCTTGGCAGAATCCACAGTAAATGCATTTCGTCATGTCAATATCATACCTGTAAAATTCAATTTACACATAAGCACGGGTGATGAATGTCTGAATAGCTACTATGACACTGAAAGAACCACCCGTAATCTACCTAGTCGTCCGACGACTCCCATCCTCTCGGGCCTCGGCCTCAATAGTGATAGCTTGAGCAGGGCAAATCTGTTAAAATTCCATTTTTATTTGTTTCAGTATTTAAGACACATCAATCATACCATATAGAATTGAAGTAGGCTAGTAACATCATTGACATGAATCATAGATTAAATTAGGAAGCAGCACAGTTCATAATGGTAGACGCAGCAATCCTTTGAAGAGAGGATGCAAGATCACTGGTCTAGTCCATGGCAGCTCCTTTTTTTCTAGTTTGGGTTGTCACAACGTAAACTAAGTTTAAGCATTCACCATACCGGTGACCATTTACACTTCTTGGAGCTGCTctataaagcataaactgcattTGCTTTTTCCAGACAAGAATGCTGTAATTGTCACAGCTTTCACAACCTTGAGAGTAAAGCATACATCATCAACTCTTGCCTTTAATCACCATGCTAACTGATCCGGAAAACATGAGATGTTTCAAGGTTGAATGCAATAAACTAACTACACTCCATCGAATCATCTTAGGGCAATTTGaaccctttctctttttttttttacggTCAATCAAGAAATCCCAAGGGCCAGTAGTGGTGGTGATGCACGGTTTGCAAACCAGGTGGATACTAGGCtccccctctacccttctccccttaaataccaggcttttgTCCGCTGCAGTCCGCTGCAGGATTCAAACTAGTCACTCGCGCCTACCCCGCACATTATACGTTGCActcttaccactagaccaaagtCTTGAGGGCCATCTTGCACTTTCTTCAACCGCTATACGCTTTTTTTAGTAGGGAGGGCAGTGAAGAAAATTagtgccacaacaacaaaaattttGAGAGTGTACACTTAAGTGCATACACTATACCTTGAAGTCTAAAAGTAGAAGCTACCAAAAATACAAACAGTTTAATATCAATTTCAAAAATACAAGACCAACTTTGATATTCTACCTTCTCAAAGTCTCACATTATTACATGATTACGCAGGCATCTAAATAATTCATGAGGGTAACCAACGGTGATCAGTGTTGGACGTAAGCAAGACGCAAAGAATAACATGTAGCACTATCCTTTTTTTTAAACTGAAAAATCTTGTGGGTTAGTTATCCCAGCCCCATTTGGCGTGCAGGTCCAAAACTCGAGAGTATGCGCCCACCCCTCCACCCCCTCCCACTTAAATACTAGGTCTTAGTCCTCGGCAGGGTTCAAACTGGTACCAGACATCCCGCATTGTACTTCCtttaccactagaccaaagcccCTATGGAAACTATATCTCACTGTTTCAGCTATTATTAGTTATTCCAAACTAGCACTTACAGCTTCACAAAGTTTACACGCAATGCATCTTTCCTCTCCAGTTGGGTAACGTCGAAGAGCATGTTCTCCACGGAAACGAGGGCTTAAAGGGCCCTTCTCAAATGGATAGTTAATCTGCAAAGTGAAAATGGTTATTGGATTTTCTGCTCAATTGAGGTAAAGACACCATAACATGTAAAAACCATGTTTAGGTGAGATGGAGCCCAGCCAATCAGCAAgtggctgaaaggaaaagatagTAGAAGCAGAATTAGACTTACCGTTACTTTCTTTTCAAAGAAGTACTTGAGCGTCAGCATCAGACCTCGAACCATTTCAGTCAAAAATAGTGTATTGATGCTTCGCTCAAAAACTGCATTTATTTGACAACTTTCAGCACTCAACAATGCAAGCAGTGCAGAGAAACCAAATGCAAAGCTAAGTAGAGGAAAGGATTTTACCTGAATTCCAATCTTTTGATAACTCCTTTGCTAGCTGCTCTCTTTCTTCATCATC from Nicotiana tabacum cultivar K326 chromosome 24, ASM71507v2, whole genome shotgun sequence includes:
- the LOC107765227 gene encoding cyclase-associated protein 1 — translated: MDEKLIQRLESAVTRLEALSAGGFSGGVSPGEGEAAAVLDPSIIAFDDLRSQFVGRVRSAAEKIGGRVLDVTKIVEEAFEAQRELLIKIKQTQKPDMSGLAEFLKPLNDVIVKATKMIEGRRPDFFNHLKAAVDSLTALAWIAYTGKDCGLSMPIAHVEESWQMAEFYNNKVLVEFRNKDSNHVEWAKALKELYLPGLRDYVKSHYPLGPVWSATGKVAVSAPPKAPTPSAPMPPPPPPASLFSSESPQASSSRQTKGMTAVFDEINSGKPVTSGLRKVTDDMKTKNWADRTGVISAGGKEGHVSSPSFSKAGPPKLELQMGRKWVVENHIGKKNLVIDDCDAKQSVYIFGCKDSVLQIQGKVNNITVDKCTKMGVVFTDVVAACEVVNCNGVEVQCQGSAPTISVDNTTGCQLYLSKGSLETSITTAKSSEINVLVPDAGPDSDWGEHALPQQFSHVYKNGQFVTTPVSHSGG
- the LOC107765228 gene encoding NADH dehydrogenase [ubiquinone] iron-sulfur protein 8, mitochondrial, producing MAAILARKSLSALRSRQLVLAGQALQGTNAPSGTLLGTRSFATKHSFSTDKDDEEREQLAKELSKDWNSVFERSINTLFLTEMVRGLMLTLKYFFEKKVTINYPFEKGPLSPRFRGEHALRRYPTGEERCIACKLCEAICPAQAITIEAEAREDGSRRTTRYDIDMTKCIYCGFCQEACPVDAIVEGPNFEFATETHEELLYDKEKLLENGDRWETEIAENLRSESLYR